One genomic segment of Rubripirellula tenax includes these proteins:
- a CDS encoding putative bifunctional diguanylate cyclase/phosphodiesterase, with product MNPPLYRRLLIVDDQQPIHDTFRRIFVAKDCVDDALTDFESKFLKSSDVDAIGVAQKQTQDDVYELSHAHGGEQAVVLVRESIAEDDRFSVAFVDMRMPSGMDGLETIEALWQIDATLQVVVCTAYSDHAWEHVLDRLGRNDRLLLLRKPFESDEARQLALALSEKSRLENERRFELKKLEHEVVLRRGAEAEMREMALRDALTQLPNRPYLLDKLERIIQENRSGIQCENAVLFLDLDNFKIVNDSLGHNAGDDLLNLVAARLKECVRDSDTSGRYSDKETVRLGGDEFVVLLENLADERDAITVANRIVEKISEPFPLCGRLVTVGTSVGIAYMNHHATEAHIVLRNADTAMYRAKNAGKGRIAVFDRSMHADVVERMELENQLRRAVELESFELNYQPIVNLRDASIMGIEVLMRWKNEQGVYISPSDFIPMAEEIGLIGKVGEWAIEHAMNAFNDVVSRLPAGSHQDLYMGVNASRRQLSDPFFVERLNQIIDRTGFERQRLKLEVNESYDPRHREQAVQTMLSLHRTGVGIQIDDFGKGQSSLTCFQSYPIEAVKIDRSFTAAIATDHSHAVITQAIVQLAHQLGSRIVAEGVESKEQLAALRRWGCDAVQGYYFSQPLSVDRLYELLADPMQSEGIRALRQQVAMPILFSQQSNLMLTNETSV from the coding sequence ATGAACCCGCCCCTCTACCGCCGCCTGCTGATCGTCGACGATCAGCAGCCCATTCATGACACGTTTCGGCGTATCTTTGTCGCAAAGGATTGCGTTGACGATGCGCTGACCGACTTCGAGTCCAAGTTTCTTAAATCGAGCGACGTGGACGCGATCGGTGTCGCTCAGAAACAGACTCAAGACGACGTTTACGAACTTTCGCATGCGCACGGCGGCGAACAAGCTGTCGTCCTGGTTCGCGAATCGATCGCTGAAGACGATCGATTCAGTGTCGCCTTCGTCGACATGCGAATGCCATCGGGTATGGACGGCCTGGAAACGATCGAGGCGCTTTGGCAGATCGACGCAACGCTTCAGGTTGTCGTTTGCACCGCCTATAGCGACCACGCATGGGAACACGTGCTCGATCGACTCGGGCGAAACGACCGTCTGTTGCTTTTGAGAAAGCCGTTTGAGTCGGATGAGGCGAGACAACTGGCGCTGGCGCTGAGCGAGAAAAGCCGACTCGAAAACGAGCGACGGTTCGAGCTGAAAAAATTGGAACACGAAGTCGTCCTGCGCCGTGGTGCTGAAGCAGAGATGCGGGAAATGGCGCTTCGCGATGCGTTGACACAGTTGCCCAACCGTCCGTATCTGTTGGACAAGTTGGAAAGAATCATCCAAGAGAATCGCTCAGGCATACAGTGCGAGAACGCCGTGCTGTTCTTGGATCTGGACAACTTCAAGATCGTCAACGACAGCCTGGGTCACAATGCCGGAGACGATTTGTTAAACCTAGTCGCCGCCCGCTTGAAAGAATGCGTCCGCGACTCGGACACGTCGGGACGCTATTCCGACAAGGAGACCGTGCGTCTGGGTGGCGACGAGTTCGTTGTGCTGTTGGAGAACTTGGCCGATGAAAGGGACGCGATTACCGTCGCCAACCGTATCGTCGAAAAGATCTCCGAGCCGTTTCCATTGTGTGGTCGTTTGGTAACGGTCGGCACAAGTGTCGGCATCGCGTATATGAACCATCACGCTACTGAAGCACACATCGTGCTAAGAAACGCCGATACGGCGATGTATCGCGCGAAGAATGCGGGCAAGGGTCGCATCGCCGTCTTCGACCGATCGATGCACGCCGATGTCGTCGAACGAATGGAACTTGAAAATCAACTTCGTCGCGCCGTCGAACTTGAATCCTTCGAGTTGAACTATCAACCCATCGTGAACCTTCGCGATGCCTCGATCATGGGCATCGAAGTGCTGATGCGATGGAAGAACGAGCAAGGCGTATACATTTCGCCAAGCGACTTTATTCCGATGGCGGAAGAGATCGGTTTGATCGGCAAAGTCGGGGAATGGGCAATCGAGCACGCGATGAATGCATTCAACGACGTCGTTTCGCGACTGCCTGCTGGGTCGCACCAGGATCTCTACATGGGCGTCAATGCGTCACGCCGCCAATTGAGTGACCCGTTCTTTGTCGAGCGACTAAATCAAATTATCGACCGCACCGGTTTTGAAAGGCAGCGATTGAAACTGGAGGTCAACGAATCCTATGATCCGCGACACCGCGAACAAGCCGTTCAAACGATGTTAAGCCTTCATCGTACCGGTGTCGGGATCCAGATCGACGACTTCGGAAAAGGGCAATCGTCGCTGACCTGTTTCCAGTCCTACCCGATCGAGGCTGTCAAAATCGATCGCAGTTTCACCGCTGCGATTGCCACCGACCACAGTCATGCGGTCATCACGCAAGCCATCGTTCAATTGGCGCACCAACTCGGATCCAGGATCGTTGCCGAGGGCGTCGAGTCGAAGGAGCAACTGGCGGCGCTACGGCGCTGGGGTTGCGACGCGGTTCAAGGCTACTACTTTTCGCAACCGCTTTCGGTCGATCGATTGTACGAACTACTCGCCGACCCGATGCAAAGTGAAGGCATTCGAGCACTGCGACAACAAGTGGCGATGCCGATTTTGTTCAGCCAGCAGTCTAACTTGATGCTGACCAACGAGACGTCGGTCTAG
- a CDS encoding DUF3656 domain-containing U32 family peptidase, with protein sequence MLVIMPQMDTPLTTTERSKKRQAPELLAPAGDWECVKAAVENGADAIYFGLDCGFNARYRAQNFGIRDLPELSKRLRGRGVKGYVTLNTLVFPSEMPAIADVVEHIAMAGIDAVLVQDFGVARLVREICPDLEVHASTQMSLTSAETIAVAAQLGLSRVVLARELSIDEIRKITASTEMPIEIFIHGALCVAYSGQCLTSESLGGRSANRGQCAQACRLPYELIVDGTDHELGDVKYLLSPQDLAGYAAIPDVINAGVASIKIEGRLKTPEYVANITGHYRRAIDDAMATGRVQIDEEAKREMELSFSRGFSPGWLSGNDHKRLVPGLTSSKRGVRIGEVIDTRKGELKIRLEGPVALGDGLAITGFDGQEPQGGRIYSIMESSGSSNASGVKTKTAASGALIWIGFGHGEIDWSEVQIDAVVYKNDDPQLNRRLRKTFSSEDPNGRQSLDMRVVVKVDQPLSIEARLADGRSWSVTSDEVLSVARNRPADEALIRDKLGRLGGTPFVLGDLDVAIEGQPMVPMAMLNQVRRALVETIEAGLAEVPERKLTIDSAKRWLAPIAAEATTTSSPKLSVLCRTMEQLAAACQVGVDMAYVDFHDVRTYRDAVAMAKDAGTPIGIATVRIQKPGEMGLLKVLRRLDPDVILARNLAAIRFAKENFEHVIADFSLNVANHRSAQWLRDQGAARVTASYDLNREQLMDLVDSLPSPWLEIVMHQHMPMFHMEHCVFCAVISPGTNKTNCGRPCDRHVVQLRDRVGAEHPLHADVACRNTLYNATPQSGAEVVGDLIARGVEWFRVEMLEEDADSTKSTLAVYRKLLKGQVTGREVWQTLNASNRLGVTRGTLETQRNPLAIL encoded by the coding sequence ATGCTCGTCATAATGCCTCAGATGGACACACCACTGACGACGACCGAACGATCGAAAAAGCGACAGGCTCCTGAACTGCTGGCACCGGCCGGCGATTGGGAGTGCGTCAAGGCAGCGGTCGAAAACGGTGCCGATGCGATCTATTTCGGTCTCGATTGCGGCTTCAACGCCCGCTACCGGGCCCAGAATTTTGGGATTCGCGACCTACCCGAATTGAGCAAACGACTGCGTGGCCGCGGCGTCAAAGGCTATGTGACACTCAACACCCTGGTGTTTCCATCCGAGATGCCGGCGATTGCGGATGTGGTCGAGCACATTGCGATGGCGGGCATCGATGCGGTATTGGTTCAAGACTTTGGCGTCGCTCGCCTCGTTCGCGAGATCTGCCCGGACTTGGAAGTACACGCATCGACCCAGATGAGTTTAACGAGCGCAGAAACCATTGCCGTCGCTGCGCAGCTTGGGTTGTCTCGTGTCGTGTTGGCCCGCGAGCTTTCGATCGACGAGATCCGCAAGATCACCGCGTCCACTGAGATGCCAATCGAGATTTTCATCCACGGTGCACTGTGCGTCGCCTACTCGGGACAATGTTTGACCAGCGAGTCTCTAGGTGGACGCAGCGCCAACCGTGGCCAATGCGCCCAAGCGTGTCGGTTGCCCTACGAATTGATCGTCGATGGCACTGACCATGAACTCGGCGACGTCAAGTATTTGCTCAGCCCTCAAGACCTTGCCGGTTACGCTGCGATTCCGGACGTCATCAATGCCGGTGTGGCGTCGATCAAAATCGAAGGCCGTTTGAAGACACCCGAGTATGTCGCCAACATCACCGGTCATTATCGCCGCGCGATCGACGACGCAATGGCGACGGGCCGTGTCCAGATCGACGAAGAAGCCAAGCGAGAAATGGAATTGTCGTTCTCGCGAGGTTTCTCGCCCGGTTGGTTGTCGGGCAATGATCACAAGCGGTTGGTTCCCGGATTGACGTCGTCGAAACGTGGCGTACGCATCGGCGAAGTCATCGATACTCGCAAGGGCGAACTCAAGATCCGCCTCGAAGGCCCAGTCGCATTGGGCGATGGGTTGGCGATCACCGGTTTCGATGGCCAGGAGCCACAGGGCGGCCGCATCTATTCCATCATGGAATCATCCGGATCTTCCAATGCATCAGGCGTGAAAACAAAAACGGCTGCATCCGGTGCATTGATTTGGATCGGATTCGGACACGGCGAAATCGATTGGTCCGAAGTCCAGATCGATGCCGTCGTCTACAAAAATGATGATCCGCAACTGAACCGTCGACTTCGAAAGACGTTCTCGAGCGAAGACCCCAACGGTCGACAATCGTTGGATATGCGCGTGGTGGTGAAGGTGGATCAACCGCTTTCAATCGAAGCCCGTCTGGCCGACGGCCGATCATGGTCGGTCACCAGTGACGAAGTTCTAAGCGTGGCCCGCAATCGCCCCGCCGACGAGGCCCTGATCCGCGACAAACTTGGTCGCTTGGGCGGGACTCCGTTTGTGCTAGGCGATCTGGATGTCGCGATCGAAGGCCAACCGATGGTTCCGATGGCAATGCTGAACCAAGTTCGTCGTGCGCTGGTCGAAACGATCGAAGCCGGCTTGGCCGAAGTGCCCGAACGAAAACTGACGATCGACTCCGCAAAGCGTTGGTTGGCACCCATTGCTGCCGAGGCGACAACCACTTCATCACCCAAACTGTCAGTCCTCTGCCGGACGATGGAACAGCTTGCCGCCGCCTGTCAGGTCGGTGTCGATATGGCATATGTCGACTTTCACGACGTTCGCACGTACCGGGACGCGGTTGCGATGGCCAAGGATGCTGGAACGCCCATCGGCATCGCCACCGTCCGAATCCAGAAACCGGGCGAGATGGGACTCTTGAAAGTGCTGCGGCGGTTGGATCCAGATGTGATCTTGGCTCGCAACTTGGCAGCGATCCGATTCGCGAAAGAGAATTTCGAGCACGTGATCGCTGACTTTTCGCTGAATGTGGCCAATCACCGATCGGCCCAGTGGCTTCGTGATCAGGGTGCAGCGCGAGTCACGGCGTCGTACGATCTAAATCGCGAGCAGTTGATGGACTTGGTCGACTCGCTGCCGTCACCATGGTTGGAGATCGTGATGCACCAGCACATGCCGATGTTCCATATGGAGCACTGTGTGTTTTGCGCCGTGATTTCCCCCGGAACGAACAAAACCAATTGCGGTCGTCCCTGTGACCGCCATGTCGTGCAACTTCGTGATCGCGTCGGTGCCGAACATCCGCTTCATGCGGACGTCGCATGTCGAAACACGCTGTACAACGCGACGCCGCAAAGCGGCGCCGAAGTGGTTGGCGATTTGATCGCTCGTGGTGTCGAATGGTTTCGAGTCGAGATGCTCGAAGAAGATGCCGACAGCACAAAGAGCACTCTCGCGGTCTATCGCAAGTTGCTCAAAGGCCAAGTCACCGGTCGCGAGGTCTGGCAGACGCTCAACGCATCCAATCGGCTTGGCGTCACGCGTGGCACGTTAGAGACCCAACGAAATCCGCTGGCCATTCTTTAG
- a CDS encoding sulfatase family protein, whose product MSRRLIAIFALFVMLGSWATADQPNVLVIMADDCTYNDLSIYGGLNAKTPNLDQLAGEGLVFNQAYVAEAMCQPCRAELYTGQYPMRNGCAWNHSSSVPETRSIPHHLSELGYRVGIAGKVHVLPQKAFPFEDVPGFEKSCVREPTRTHDLSGAEAFVTRSTDQPFCMVIALVEPHVPWVMGDASAYPAKKIVLPPNIADTKVTREAFSRYLAEITYMDGQVGEILAMLEATGHAEDTLVLFTSEQGSQFPGNKWTNWDTGVHTALIARWPGIVAAGKRTDALVQYADIAPTIVDAVGGDVTGKSFDGTSFLSVLKGQADTHRKYVYGVHNNVPEGPPYPVRSISDGKYRYIRNLSPESLYIEKHVMAHQNSTSPSRTYWQTWVWETANSDAIYRLVDRYQRRPAETLYHTATDPYEMQNLLNTDSTSIAKTREELSLELDRWLESQGDPGIEQDTRESHRAAKQGNHRFRAPAQERTVTH is encoded by the coding sequence ATGTCACGACGTTTGATCGCCATCTTCGCCTTATTCGTGATGCTCGGATCTTGGGCGACAGCGGACCAGCCCAATGTTTTGGTCATCATGGCCGACGATTGTACCTACAACGATTTGTCGATTTACGGTGGTCTGAATGCCAAGACGCCAAATTTGGATCAACTGGCCGGCGAGGGTTTGGTGTTCAACCAAGCGTACGTGGCCGAAGCGATGTGCCAACCTTGCCGTGCGGAACTGTACACCGGCCAGTATCCGATGCGCAATGGATGCGCGTGGAATCATTCGTCCAGCGTTCCCGAAACGAGGAGTATTCCGCATCACTTGAGCGAGTTGGGATATCGCGTCGGCATCGCGGGCAAGGTTCACGTGTTGCCCCAAAAAGCGTTCCCCTTCGAGGATGTCCCTGGTTTTGAAAAGTCGTGTGTTCGCGAACCGACTCGGACGCACGATCTAAGTGGCGCCGAAGCGTTTGTCACGCGAAGTACTGACCAACCGTTTTGCATGGTCATTGCATTGGTCGAGCCGCACGTGCCGTGGGTGATGGGGGACGCATCGGCGTATCCCGCTAAAAAAATCGTTCTGCCGCCAAACATCGCCGATACCAAAGTGACTCGCGAAGCGTTCTCGCGATACTTGGCCGAGATCACTTACATGGATGGGCAAGTCGGTGAAATTCTTGCGATGCTGGAAGCGACCGGGCACGCCGAGGATACGTTGGTGTTGTTTACTTCCGAGCAGGGGTCGCAGTTTCCCGGCAACAAATGGACGAACTGGGACACCGGTGTCCACACGGCGCTGATTGCGCGCTGGCCGGGTATTGTCGCCGCTGGAAAGCGTACCGACGCATTGGTTCAGTACGCCGATATCGCGCCAACGATCGTGGATGCCGTGGGCGGCGATGTGACGGGCAAGTCGTTCGACGGCACCAGTTTCTTGTCGGTATTGAAAGGACAAGCGGATACTCACCGCAAATACGTTTACGGCGTTCATAACAATGTTCCCGAGGGGCCGCCGTATCCGGTACGATCCATCAGTGATGGTAAGTACCGTTACATTCGCAACTTGAGTCCGGAAAGTTTGTACATCGAAAAGCACGTGATGGCTCACCAGAACAGCACCAGTCCGTCGCGGACCTACTGGCAGACCTGGGTGTGGGAGACGGCCAACTCGGATGCGATTTACCGGTTGGTGGACCGGTATCAACGCCGGCCTGCGGAAACGCTCTACCACACGGCAACGGATCCTTACGAGATGCAAAACTTACTGAACACCGATTCGACGTCCATTGCCAAGACTCGCGAAGAACTCTCTTTGGAATTGGATCGATGGTTGGAATCGCAGGGCGACCCGGGAATCGAACAAGACACACGTGAAAGCCATCGCGCGGCCAAGCAGGGCAATCATCGCTTTCGAGCACCGGCACAAGAACGCACCGTAACCCACTGA
- a CDS encoding zinc-dependent peptidase: protein MSFALAIVILAGFLSIASIWWLGLVLVAPIVFWWSRRKTLRRRAAMDQPMADAWEHTLATEVGYFAALDDDGKERFRKLVKVFVDEVAITGIRTDVDDRTIALVAASAVIPIFGFDDWEYSGLGEVLIYPSAYGEDFRTDPSSDRRTLGMVGAYHLSGVMILSKPDLIAGFANATDKRNVGIHEFSHLVDKQDGSIDGVVRTAATEVAIPWVRWVAEELRRTPGSNEHIDDYAYTNEAEYFAVLSEYFFDSPAILAEKAPDTYNMLQKIYRQDPKRVLARVPRRKRRVGRNEDCPCGSGDKFKRCCLTRRHRGLPLKK from the coding sequence ATGAGCTTTGCCCTGGCCATCGTGATTCTTGCTGGATTTCTATCGATTGCTTCAATTTGGTGGCTGGGTCTGGTCCTGGTCGCGCCGATCGTTTTTTGGTGGTCTCGCCGCAAGACACTGCGCCGACGTGCGGCGATGGATCAGCCGATGGCGGATGCCTGGGAGCATACTCTGGCTACCGAAGTCGGTTACTTTGCCGCTCTCGACGACGACGGCAAGGAACGTTTTCGCAAGCTGGTGAAAGTGTTCGTCGACGAGGTAGCGATTACTGGAATTCGCACCGATGTCGACGACCGAACCATCGCCCTGGTTGCGGCCAGCGCAGTGATTCCGATTTTCGGGTTCGATGATTGGGAGTACTCAGGGCTGGGCGAGGTGTTGATCTATCCGAGCGCCTACGGCGAAGACTTTCGCACCGATCCGAGTTCGGACCGACGAACGTTGGGCATGGTCGGCGCCTATCATCTGAGCGGTGTGATGATCTTGTCGAAGCCTGATTTGATCGCCGGCTTCGCGAATGCTACCGATAAACGCAATGTTGGCATCCACGAATTTTCTCATCTGGTCGACAAGCAAGATGGATCGATTGACGGTGTCGTGCGAACCGCCGCGACGGAAGTCGCCATCCCCTGGGTGCGCTGGGTCGCGGAAGAGTTGCGTCGAACGCCGGGAAGCAACGAACATATCGACGACTATGCCTACACCAACGAAGCCGAGTATTTCGCGGTGCTCTCGGAATACTTTTTTGACTCGCCGGCGATCTTGGCGGAAAAAGCACCTGATACCTACAACATGCTGCAGAAGATCTACCGCCAAGACCCGAAACGGGTGCTTGCCAGAGTGCCGCGTCGAAAACGACGCGTCGGTCGCAACGAAGATTGCCCGTGCGGAAGCGGTGACAAATTCAAACGGTGTTGCTTGACACGACGACACCGTGGTCTGCCGCTAAAAAAGTGA
- a CDS encoding GEVED domain-containing protein yields MPRTFRRLRRFESLESRRMLTTIASAVGEGESTANAQPSFVIAGPALINEDAPLQSIANFASDFNPGPGEGDESTASRVLHDEGADGIVDPLSTDSSAPTNLGLLSIGSNIVRGTVESANSIGNVDVFTFQVEAGFQLNGLFVLEYEYDQIPTNPNERNAFIAIDDTDSFPYDAFDLDINANPFLDETQFIGGTVFGLDDLPEAGGASILRRAGIVTGSKFVPPLAAGTYTFYIQQTGPLNRYSLDLRVTETGKQSVLAYHVTNVSDPTLFASGPTIDNNGTLRFRPATDANGTATFDVTVQDDGGTENGGLDISAVQVGTITIAPVNDRPTFTTIQPPTIVQGSGPQSVAGFISSFDPGPDDESSQIRISARITNFDNPEFFDANPIIDADGTLFYTARPDITGSVSFDVTVTDSGGGLGTSDSQRITITVDPKPIVEDLGDAPEPYPVTIDRDGARHIVGDVFLGATATSESDGQPSEAADADAADDGVTFITDVLAISDTETTAGLSIDASASGYLDAWADFNRDGDWDDVGEQFAASISLRPGPNTVPMRIPAGSVPGESFARFRFSSLGGLLPTGSASDGEVEDYRFTIVDAASSPDINVQLASSVAVVEVTQSNVTVRDNDVTQFTSPVASFHSIVVASPANDPAFTISGQNPVVITYASLDELRMGQSQRIDGRFVRSVVDTNGENPLFFVTDLPWQNLVRFSDVNNSGDVTAGDALRIINELGRRTFSDRETQVLHDPINIQVWPDAYFDQNGDGRVTTIDALRVINELARLRTIAAMELVSIDQVIESAGWMTDNADPVGPAVASLF; encoded by the coding sequence ATGCCACGTACGTTCCGCCGCCTTCGCAGATTCGAATCACTCGAATCGCGCCGCATGCTGACCACGATCGCGTCAGCGGTAGGTGAAGGTGAATCGACCGCGAACGCCCAACCCAGTTTCGTGATCGCCGGTCCGGCACTGATTAACGAAGACGCACCGCTACAGTCGATTGCAAATTTTGCCAGCGACTTCAATCCAGGACCGGGCGAGGGTGACGAATCGACCGCCTCTCGAGTGCTTCACGACGAAGGCGCCGATGGCATCGTCGATCCTTTGTCGACCGACTCATCCGCCCCGACCAATTTGGGCCTGCTGTCGATCGGATCAAACATCGTTCGCGGAACCGTCGAGTCGGCAAATTCGATCGGCAACGTCGATGTTTTCACTTTTCAAGTCGAAGCCGGCTTTCAATTAAATGGGCTGTTCGTGTTGGAATACGAATACGACCAGATTCCGACCAACCCCAACGAACGAAACGCATTCATTGCGATCGATGACACGGATTCGTTTCCCTACGACGCATTCGATTTGGACATCAACGCCAACCCTTTTTTGGATGAGACGCAGTTCATCGGCGGCACGGTGTTCGGACTGGACGACTTGCCCGAGGCGGGCGGTGCCAGCATCCTTCGCCGGGCCGGCATTGTTACCGGCAGCAAGTTCGTACCACCGCTTGCCGCAGGGACCTACACGTTTTACATCCAACAAACGGGACCCCTGAATCGATATTCGCTTGACCTTCGCGTCACAGAAACGGGTAAGCAGTCAGTGCTTGCCTACCACGTCACCAACGTCAGCGACCCGACATTGTTTGCCAGTGGCCCCACCATCGACAACAACGGAACGCTTCGCTTCCGTCCTGCGACGGATGCCAACGGCACCGCCACGTTCGATGTGACCGTCCAAGACGATGGTGGGACAGAGAACGGAGGTCTCGATATATCCGCCGTTCAAGTCGGCACCATCACGATCGCACCCGTGAATGACCGGCCGACGTTCACGACCATCCAACCACCCACGATCGTTCAAGGATCGGGACCGCAGTCCGTGGCCGGTTTCATTTCCAGTTTTGATCCCGGCCCCGATGACGAATCGTCACAAATTCGCATCTCCGCGAGGATTACAAACTTCGACAACCCCGAGTTCTTCGACGCCAATCCGATCATCGATGCCGACGGGACGTTGTTCTACACCGCACGGCCCGACATCACCGGCAGCGTCTCGTTCGATGTTACGGTAACCGATTCCGGCGGCGGACTTGGCACGTCCGACTCACAGCGCATCACGATCACGGTGGATCCAAAACCGATCGTCGAAGATCTAGGCGATGCACCGGAGCCTTACCCCGTCACGATCGATCGCGACGGTGCCCGTCATATCGTAGGCGACGTGTTTCTAGGTGCCACCGCAACGTCGGAATCGGATGGACAACCCAGCGAAGCCGCCGACGCCGATGCGGCCGATGATGGAGTCACTTTCATCACCGACGTGTTAGCCATTTCAGACACCGAGACCACCGCAGGATTGTCGATCGATGCATCGGCAAGTGGGTACTTGGATGCTTGGGCCGACTTCAATCGAGACGGCGACTGGGATGATGTCGGCGAGCAATTTGCGGCGTCCATTTCCCTTCGACCGGGACCGAATACCGTCCCCATGCGGATTCCGGCCGGTTCGGTTCCCGGCGAATCATTCGCCCGTTTTCGATTCAGCAGCCTCGGTGGCCTATTGCCGACCGGATCTGCTTCCGATGGCGAAGTCGAAGACTATCGATTCACGATTGTCGACGCTGCGTCGTCGCCGGATATCAACGTGCAATTGGCGTCCTCGGTCGCGGTCGTTGAAGTGACTCAAAGCAACGTCACCGTTCGCGACAATGACGTCACCCAGTTCACGTCGCCGGTCGCGTCTTTCCATTCGATCGTCGTCGCCAGTCCCGCAAACGATCCGGCGTTCACGATCTCGGGACAGAACCCCGTCGTCATCACGTATGCCAGCCTCGACGAACTTCGCATGGGCCAGTCACAACGAATCGATGGGCGTTTTGTTCGATCGGTTGTCGACACGAATGGTGAAAATCCGCTTTTCTTCGTGACAGATTTGCCTTGGCAAAATCTTGTTCGTTTCAGTGATGTCAACAACAGCGGTGACGTGACGGCCGGCGATGCTCTGCGGATCATCAATGAACTCGGTCGACGTACGTTTTCTGATCGCGAGACCCAGGTCCTGCATGATCCGATCAACATCCAAGTTTGGCCCGATGCGTATTTCGATCAGAACGGCGATGGACGAGTGACGACGATCGACGCGCTGCGAGTCATCAACGAACTTGCAAGGCTGCGAACGATCGCAGCGATGGAGTTGGTTTCCATTGATCAGGTGATCGAGTCGGCTGGATGGATGACCGACAACGCGGATCCGGTCGGTCCAGCAGTGGCGTCACTTTTTTAG
- the mtnA gene encoding S-methyl-5-thioribose-1-phosphate isomerase, whose translation MNDTTVPETLAYTNGRLVLIDQTRLPGELVTLVCEDVEQTHDAIRRLVVRGAPAIGIAAAYGVCLAKPANRAGYLSAIERLATSRPTAVNLFWALDRMKAVVESTSSDDDLAGVLQAEAIAIHDQDRMMCRDIGRHGATLLRDCHAVLTHCNAGGLATSMWGTALAPIYHLHQSGHAIEVFADETRPLLQGARLTAWELSQAGVPVTVLTDSMAGSLLRTGKIDAVIVGADRIAANGDAANKIGTYPLAVLAKYHDVPFYVAAPSSTFDLSLANGDLIPIEQRARIEVSSPHGVCVVPDAANVINPAFDVTPADLITAIVTELGVVESPDTEKLARHLA comes from the coding sequence ATGAATGATACCACTGTTCCCGAAACGCTGGCTTACACGAATGGACGATTGGTTCTGATTGACCAGACTCGATTGCCCGGTGAATTGGTAACGTTAGTTTGTGAAGATGTCGAGCAAACGCACGATGCGATCCGTCGTTTGGTCGTTCGAGGCGCTCCAGCGATCGGGATCGCGGCCGCCTACGGTGTCTGCTTGGCAAAGCCCGCTAACCGCGCCGGATATTTATCAGCGATCGAGCGGTTGGCGACCAGTCGGCCGACGGCGGTCAATCTGTTCTGGGCGCTCGATCGAATGAAAGCGGTTGTCGAAAGCACATCATCCGACGATGACTTAGCCGGCGTGCTTCAAGCCGAAGCGATCGCGATCCATGATCAAGATCGAATGATGTGTCGTGATATCGGTCGCCACGGCGCCACGCTGCTTCGCGATTGTCACGCGGTGTTGACGCACTGTAACGCCGGCGGATTGGCAACATCGATGTGGGGGACAGCTCTGGCACCGATTTATCACTTGCATCAATCGGGACACGCGATCGAAGTGTTCGCCGACGAGACTCGCCCGTTGTTGCAAGGCGCACGATTGACCGCCTGGGAATTGAGCCAAGCGGGAGTGCCCGTCACGGTGCTGACCGACTCGATGGCCGGCAGTTTGTTGCGAACAGGAAAGATCGATGCCGTGATCGTCGGCGCCGACCGTATCGCGGCCAACGGCGACGCGGCCAACAAAATCGGAACCTATCCGTTAGCCGTGTTGGCCAAGTACCACGACGTGCCCTTCTATGTGGCGGCGCCATCGAGCACGTTCGATTTGTCGTTGGCGAATGGCGACTTGATTCCGATCGAACAACGGGCCCGAATCGAGGTCAGCAGCCCGCATGGTGTTTGCGTCGTCCCGGACGCGGCCAACGTCATCAACCCGGCCTTTGATGTCACGCCGGCAGATTTGATCACCGCCATCGTTACAGAGTTGGGCGTTGTCGAAAGCCCCGACACAGAGAAGTTGGCGCGGCATCTGGCCTAG
- a CDS encoding carbon storage regulator codes for MLVLSRKEGEQLLIGDNIVLTINRLSGNRVAIGIEAPREVRIVRGELDRHEVASPGSAPVAMSMDETNVSVASKPHS; via the coding sequence ATGTTAGTACTAAGCCGCAAAGAAGGTGAACAACTACTCATCGGTGACAACATCGTGTTGACGATCAACCGTTTGTCCGGCAACCGCGTCGCGATCGGAATCGAAGCGCCGCGTGAAGTAAGGATCGTACGAGGCGAACTCGATCGTCATGAGGTCGCCTCACCCGGTTCGGCACCCGTGGCCATGTCAATGGATGAAACCAACGTCTCGGTTGCTAGCAAACCGCACTCGTAG